A single region of the Streptomyces sp. NBC_01803 genome encodes:
- a CDS encoding polymorphic toxin-type HINT domain-containing protein — protein sequence MARCGLSRPNTFYDADGQRLIGRTPTETTVYLGHTELTLAAGSSTVQATRYIDLGGGHTAVRKNDGSISITLADHHGTGQISVDAATSAVTQRRTLPFGDLRGDEPASWPGTRGFVGGTTDMATGLTHLGAREYDPALGRFVSLDPVMNLTDPQQIHGYTYAANNPVTFSDPTGLLYIPRIWPSHGKAGGSGSKASGKASQGGSRGGSRGGSRGGSRGGSSAYGKGSLMPASSSVTPAVASSGGGGHVQGIDWGIDIPWPDDDYGIWETFTEAMGAVGGAMVDGAEAAVELMVPDVKAAVNCLRNAEVSWSCAATFLDFTPLGFKKLQKLYDTAGDVLGRGDDAAADARHIAPPSCRNSFVPGTEVLMADGTYKPIEDVEIGDEILATDPETGETEARTVTAELVDEGTKHLVTLMVRTDDGEAETLTSTAAHPFWTPGSEAWTTAGDLRPGTWLLDHTGTPVRITAVSHRSTTAVVHNLTVEGLHTYYALAGQTPILVHNSHPAGCDLPGVPSGFTPQDTGLVADKIAAHAGGRSIPGVADEDIPEFLEDTMNNNPATRLRDTPGGGTPRWGWWTGPREGGTMIIREGNDGAFMQPGRGYEYYQEQVLE from the coding sequence GTGGCCCGCTGTGGCCTGTCACGACCGAATACCTTTTACGACGCCGACGGCCAGCGGCTGATCGGCCGGACCCCGACCGAGACCACCGTCTACCTCGGGCACACCGAACTCACGCTGGCCGCCGGATCGTCGACCGTCCAGGCGACCCGCTACATCGACCTGGGCGGCGGCCACACAGCGGTCCGCAAGAACGACGGCTCGATCTCCATCACCCTGGCCGACCACCACGGAACCGGCCAGATCAGCGTCGACGCGGCCACCTCGGCCGTCACCCAGCGCCGCACGCTGCCCTTCGGCGATCTCCGCGGCGACGAGCCGGCCTCCTGGCCCGGCACCCGCGGCTTCGTCGGCGGCACGACGGACATGGCCACGGGACTGACGCACCTCGGCGCGCGCGAATACGACCCGGCGCTCGGGCGGTTCGTCTCGCTCGACCCGGTGATGAACCTGACCGATCCGCAGCAGATCCACGGCTATACCTACGCCGCCAACAACCCGGTCACCTTCTCGGACCCCACCGGCCTGCTGTACATCCCGCGGATCTGGCCCAGCCACGGCAAGGCCGGCGGAAGCGGTTCGAAGGCCAGCGGCAAGGCGAGCCAGGGCGGCTCGCGCGGCGGCTCGCGCGGGGGATCGCGCGGGGGATCGCGCGGGGGATCGAGCGCCTACGGCAAGGGGTCGCTCATGCCGGCCTCCTCGTCCGTCACTCCCGCTGTCGCCAGCTCGGGAGGCGGGGGCCATGTCCAGGGGATCGACTGGGGGATAGACATCCCGTGGCCGGACGATGATTACGGAATCTGGGAGACCTTCACCGAGGCCATGGGCGCGGTCGGCGGAGCGATGGTGGACGGTGCGGAGGCCGCCGTCGAGTTGATGGTGCCCGACGTCAAGGCGGCTGTGAACTGCCTGAGAAACGCCGAGGTGAGCTGGTCCTGCGCCGCCACCTTCCTGGACTTCACGCCGCTGGGGTTCAAGAAGCTGCAAAAGCTCTATGACACGGCCGGGGACGTGCTGGGCAGGGGCGATGACGCGGCGGCGGATGCCCGCCATATCGCCCCACCCAGTTGCCGGAACAGCTTCGTCCCCGGCACCGAAGTGTTGATGGCGGACGGGACGTACAAGCCGATCGAGGATGTCGAGATCGGCGACGAAATCCTGGCGACCGACCCGGAGACCGGGGAAACGGAAGCGAGAACGGTCACCGCGGAGCTGGTGGACGAGGGCACGAAGCATCTGGTGACCCTCATGGTCAGGACCGACGACGGCGAAGCGGAAACCCTCACCTCGACGGCCGCCCACCCCTTCTGGACGCCGGGCTCCGAAGCCTGGACGACCGCCGGCGACCTGCGACCGGGCACCTGGCTCCTGGACCACACCGGCACCCCGGTACGGATCACCGCGGTCAGCCACCGCTCCACCACGGCGGTGGTGCACAACCTGACGGTGGAGGGCCTGCACACGTACTATGCCCTCGCGGGGCAGACGCCGATCCTGGTGCACAATTCCCATCCCGCAGGATGCGATCTGCCCGGGGTGCCGTCAGGATTCACTCCCCAAGACACCGGATTGGTTGCAGACAAGATTGCCGCCCATGCAGGTGGTCGCTCGATCCCTGGGGTTGCCGATGAGGATATCCCTGAATTCCTCGAGGACACGATGAACAATAATCCAGCAACGAGGCTCAGGGACACGCCGGGGGGGGGTACCCCTCGATGGGGCTGGTGGACTGGACCAAGAGAAGGCGGCACTATGATTATCCGGGAGGGTAATGATGGTGCCTTCATGCAGCCCGGGCGTGGGTATGAATACTACCAGGAGCAAGTTCTGGAGTGA